A window of Rubricoccus marinus contains these coding sequences:
- a CDS encoding DUF4328 domain-containing protein: MEPAPSVDLALSGADLSWVEPPEPKRLAGMHRRAVVAAALQVPYPVFSLVVIGGSYLGVVDPGSVAVLAGEVLLSLPGLVAFMYWFYGAYRLAQDMSAYPLDTTPGWGVAQFFIPIVSLFMPYQRMREIEEVNASGASGTLLDEPAGGHLLALWWAAWVAGLILGGIVGGVEGLDTSGEAVVTVGLLAVGSGVLSNVMTALVALHIDAGQQGLSQALWDAEPLAPEEWA; this comes from the coding sequence ATGGAGCCCGCCCCCTCCGTTGATCTCGCGCTCTCGGGAGCAGACCTCTCATGGGTGGAGCCGCCGGAGCCCAAGCGTCTGGCCGGAATGCACCGCCGGGCCGTCGTCGCCGCAGCGCTTCAGGTGCCGTACCCGGTTTTCTCTCTGGTCGTGATCGGAGGGAGCTACCTCGGCGTGGTAGACCCGGGGTCCGTTGCCGTGTTGGCCGGTGAGGTTTTGCTTTCGCTGCCCGGTCTGGTCGCGTTCATGTACTGGTTTTACGGCGCGTACCGGCTCGCGCAGGACATGAGCGCGTACCCCTTGGACACGACGCCAGGGTGGGGCGTGGCGCAGTTCTTTATTCCCATCGTGAGCCTGTTCATGCCCTACCAGCGGATGCGGGAGATCGAGGAGGTGAACGCCTCTGGCGCCAGCGGCACGTTGTTGGACGAGCCGGCGGGAGGTCACCTTTTGGCGCTGTGGTGGGCGGCGTGGGTCGCCGGGCTGATCCTGGGAGGAATCGTGGGCGGCGTGGAAGGACTGGATACGAGCGGGGAAGCCGTTGTCACCGTGGGGCTGCTCGCAGTCGGCTCCGGGGTGCTCTCCAATGTCATGACGGCGCTGGTGGCGCTGCACATCGACGCGGGGCAGCAGGGGCTCAGCCAGGCGCTCTGGGACGCGGAGCCTCTGGCGCCAGAGGAGTGGGCGTGA